A genomic window from Pseudonocardia broussonetiae includes:
- a CDS encoding cysteine dioxygenase, translating into MLSHAPRRLAPTPLALADLVGLTRRIADEVRAGHHPVVVDPERRWYQRLQGDDFVDVWLISWATEQAAELHDHGGSIGALTVVSGSLVEHRWGGDQMRARTLRAKRSVGFGLGHVHDVGNPAPAPAVSVHAYSPPLSAMSYYDVDGGRLRRTRSELVEAGEGVG; encoded by the coding sequence GTGCTGTCGCACGCCCCTCGCCGTCTCGCGCCCACCCCGCTCGCCCTGGCCGACCTCGTCGGCCTCACCCGCCGCATCGCCGACGAGGTGCGCGCCGGGCACCACCCGGTCGTCGTCGACCCCGAGCGCCGCTGGTACCAGCGCCTGCAGGGCGACGACTTCGTCGACGTCTGGCTGATCAGCTGGGCCACCGAGCAGGCCGCGGAGCTGCACGACCACGGCGGCTCGATCGGCGCGCTGACCGTCGTCTCCGGCAGCCTCGTCGAGCACCGCTGGGGCGGCGACCAGATGCGCGCCCGGACCCTGCGCGCGAAGCGCAGTGTCGGCTTCGGCCTGGGGCACGTGCACGACGTCGGCAACCCGGCGCCGGCCCCCGCGGTCAGCGTGCACGCCTACTCGCCGCCGCTGAGCGCGATGTCCTACTACGACGTCGACGGGGGCAGGCTGCGCCGCACGCGCAGCGAGCTCGTCGAGGCGGGGGAGGGAGTCGGATGA
- a CDS encoding rhodanese-like domain-containing protein — MTIDEMLAQARARLDRPDPRRAAEMVAAGAFLVDTRPGWQRADEGEIDGAMIIERNHVEWRLDPTSDARIPEAVDHDVTWILFCSEGYSSSLAAASLQDLGLRNATDLDGGYRAWEREFGG; from the coding sequence ATGACGATCGACGAGATGCTGGCGCAGGCCCGCGCCCGCCTCGACCGGCCCGACCCGCGGCGCGCGGCGGAAATGGTCGCGGCCGGTGCGTTCCTCGTCGACACCCGCCCCGGCTGGCAGCGCGCCGACGAGGGCGAGATCGACGGCGCGATGATCATCGAGCGCAACCACGTCGAGTGGCGCCTGGACCCCACCTCCGACGCCCGCATCCCGGAGGCCGTCGACCACGACGTCACGTGGATCCTGTTCTGCTCCGAGGGCTACAGCTCGAGTCTGGCGGCGGCGTCGTTGCAGGACCTGGGGTTGCGCAACGCCACCGACCTCGATGGTGGGTACCGGGCGTGGGAGAGGGAGTTCGGCGGGTAG
- a CDS encoding alpha/beta fold hydrolase: MSTGVEAAVLSGGLPVLRFGTGAPLVVLGGATPLHANPTGLARRAALLAYRALGRSRRVWLVNRRPGLAPDVTVADLAADHAGALASAFGAPVDVLGVSTGGSVALQLAADRPDAVRRLVVVGAAHRVGDLGREVLMRVADLHERGDSRGAYREFARAGTASEVGRRVLGDLQWLTEPLVFGRHIDRSDWVAALRAEARFDLGPRLSEITAPTLVIGGDRDLACPAVLLRATAGGVRDGRLALYAGRGHGGVLADRRFPRDALAHLD, translated from the coding sequence ATGTCGACAGGCGTCGAGGCGGCGGTGCTCAGCGGCGGGTTGCCGGTTCTGCGGTTCGGCACCGGTGCGCCACTGGTGGTGCTGGGTGGAGCGACACCGCTGCACGCGAACCCGACCGGGTTGGCCCGCCGGGCCGCTCTGCTGGCCTACCGGGCGCTGGGTCGCAGTCGCCGCGTGTGGCTGGTGAACCGGCGTCCCGGTCTCGCCCCGGATGTCACCGTCGCCGACCTGGCGGCCGACCACGCCGGAGCGCTGGCGTCGGCGTTCGGTGCCCCTGTGGACGTGCTCGGTGTGTCCACCGGGGGATCGGTCGCGCTGCAGCTCGCTGCGGACCGGCCCGATGCCGTGCGCAGGCTGGTGGTGGTCGGCGCCGCGCATCGGGTCGGTGACCTCGGGCGGGAGGTGCTGATGCGGGTCGCCGATCTGCACGAGCGGGGCGACAGCCGGGGCGCCTACCGGGAGTTCGCCCGGGCCGGCACGGCGTCGGAGGTCGGGCGGCGGGTGCTCGGCGACCTCCAGTGGCTGACCGAGCCGCTCGTGTTCGGCCGGCACATCGACCGGTCCGACTGGGTCGCCGCGTTGCGTGCCGAGGCCCGCTTCGACCTCGGCCCGCGGCTGTCCGAGATCACTGCGCCCACCTTGGTCATCGGAGGAGATCGCGACCTGGCCTGTCCTGCGGTGTTGTTGCGCGCCACGGCCGGCGGGGTCAGGGACGGGCGGCTGGCGCTCTACGCCGGCCGCGGCCACGGCGGCGTGCTCGCCGACCGACGCTTCCCCCGCGACGCCCTGGCCCACCTCGACTAG
- a CDS encoding alpha/beta hydrolase, with amino-acid sequence MTETRDRVEGTLRGVGGVELYWQGRLPAGEPTGVLLVSPGLGEHSGRYRTVEDALVPDGWAVYGLDHRGHGRSTGARAHLDRYSDLLSDFDAFRLHVAALHPGVPLFLLGHSMGGQIALAYALDHGAGLAGLVLSAPALASDEVPTAAVPVLRLLTRVAPKLRPVGIDTTKISKDPAVVTAYRTDPLVHHGKPTLGLALRLVDQFAPLLRRSADLRLPVLLQHGEADVLTNPAGSRAFADACGSPDLTVHYYDGLWHEIYNEPEREQPLADLRGWLAAHRGSAGDQ; translated from the coding sequence GTGACGGAGACACGGGACCGGGTCGAGGGCACGCTGCGGGGCGTCGGCGGCGTCGAGCTGTACTGGCAGGGCCGGCTGCCCGCCGGTGAGCCGACCGGGGTCCTGCTCGTCAGCCCCGGCCTCGGCGAGCACTCCGGGCGCTACCGCACGGTCGAGGACGCGCTGGTGCCCGACGGCTGGGCCGTCTACGGCCTCGACCACCGAGGCCACGGCCGCTCCACCGGCGCCCGCGCCCACCTCGACCGCTACTCCGACCTGCTCAGCGACTTCGACGCCTTCCGCCTCCACGTCGCCGCCCTGCACCCCGGGGTGCCGCTGTTCCTGCTCGGCCACAGCATGGGCGGGCAGATCGCGCTGGCGTACGCGCTCGACCACGGGGCGGGGCTGGCCGGGCTGGTGCTGTCGGCGCCCGCGCTCGCCTCCGACGAGGTGCCGACGGCGGCGGTGCCCGTCCTGCGGCTGCTCACGCGGGTCGCGCCGAAGCTGCGTCCCGTCGGCATCGACACCACGAAGATCAGCAAGGACCCGGCGGTCGTCACGGCCTACCGGACCGACCCGCTGGTGCACCACGGCAAGCCGACGCTCGGGCTCGCGCTGCGGCTCGTCGACCAGTTCGCGCCGCTCCTGCGCCGCTCCGCCGACCTGCGCCTGCCCGTCCTGCTGCAGCACGGTGAGGCCGACGTGCTCACGAACCCGGCGGGCTCGCGCGCCTTCGCCGACGCGTGCGGGTCACCGGACCTCACCGTCCACTACTACGACGGCCTCTGGCACGAGATCTACAACGAGCCCGAGCGCGAGCAGCCGCTGGCGGACCTGCGCGGCTGGCTCGCCGCCCACCGCGGGTCAGCGGGGGACCAGTAG
- a CDS encoding MarR family winged helix-turn-helix transcriptional regulator: MSQDGAGVDLETSLGYLLKEASSALRAAMDEVLRPLGMSVTRYSCLELLAQRPGLSNSELARGAFVTRQSMNVLLQALEREGLVTRPAEAPVGKVLPTRLTPRGRRLLEKATVAVRSVEVRMLDGMTEAEQSQAFRILQGMIRSLREGAE, from the coding sequence ATGAGTCAAGACGGGGCGGGCGTCGACCTGGAGACGTCACTGGGCTACCTGCTGAAGGAGGCGTCGAGCGCCCTCCGCGCGGCCATGGACGAGGTGCTGCGGCCGCTCGGGATGAGCGTGACGCGCTACTCCTGCCTCGAGCTCCTGGCCCAACGCCCCGGCCTGTCGAACTCCGAGCTCGCGCGGGGCGCGTTCGTGACGCGGCAGTCGATGAACGTGCTGCTCCAGGCCCTGGAACGGGAGGGCCTCGTGACCAGGCCCGCCGAGGCGCCCGTCGGGAAGGTCCTCCCCACGCGGCTCACCCCCCGCGGCCGACGGCTCCTCGAGAAGGCGACCGTCGCGGTGCGGTCCGTCGAGGTCCGGATGCTGGACGGCATGACCGAGGCCGAGCAGTCGCAGGCGTTCCGGATCCTGCAGGGCATGATCCGATCCCTGCGCGAGGGCGCCGAGTAG
- a CDS encoding carboxypeptidase-like regulatory domain-containing protein — MITLPVVLIALAAVLLLALLLGLYLQRRRTLRAVPPGPRTVADLVAQRKEREPAAAPAVAAVTHAAEPVDARVAEAAPATRSAVEEPVVETVDETVDERLAEAGPVADEPVAETPVAEESVAEEPQPVEVPASRSVTALGDDVPWRRAAQIAGPTDDELNAELDAELDAALNGELDAELDPETPPEREAEPERDPEPESGTGQPRLPALSLVHRPTPRPTPADARRPFTAPRLTAVPSLQERREGGAHRLAEPAPAVEPVVEEAVAEVEPRTEPVDEVAPAGEAGSLAQPAGAESAVGSESAAAEVQPEPVAAEPVAAEPVAAEAEPAPEVAAEPLTESVAEVEPVAEVEPTADAAEPEPAAEPEPAAEAEPVTETEPVAEAEHPAEPAPAGSTADEPPTSTLPKVAVATAAVAGTAVAASLLSRRWDEDPDRTGPIPTASASANGFPEADPDVLFDSPPPAAEEAEAAEPEAAEPEAAEPEAAEPEAAEPEAAEPEAAEPEAAEPEAAEPEAAEPEAAEPEAAEPEAAESEAAESEAAELEPLASEESVEQEPVAAVIDLPSRRAPRDPRHLAAEQAAADLALLRTFGDPSARPERAPVVALEGTARPEAPPAVGAAQPVRFRAVRHDGTEVASAAVALLDDRGREVASARTATGELTAPHPGAYVLVATAPDHQPGAVAVAVGDAPVDVDVQIVRSAALVGTVLGEDGPITGARVTLVQDGEVVEVAETDSDGAYLVADLAAGEYAVSVAAAGCEADVVLVVVAEETERVHDVELAPAGVRAG; from the coding sequence ATGATCACGCTTCCGGTGGTGCTGATCGCGCTGGCGGCCGTACTGCTGCTCGCCCTGCTCCTCGGCCTGTACCTGCAGCGCAGACGCACGCTGCGGGCTGTGCCGCCCGGCCCGCGCACGGTCGCGGACCTCGTCGCGCAGCGGAAGGAGCGGGAGCCCGCCGCTGCTCCCGCCGTCGCGGCTGTGACGCACGCCGCTGAACCCGTCGACGCGCGGGTCGCGGAGGCCGCTCCTGCGACCCGGAGCGCTGTCGAGGAGCCGGTCGTCGAGACGGTGGACGAGACGGTCGACGAGCGCCTCGCCGAGGCCGGGCCCGTGGCCGACGAGCCGGTCGCCGAGACGCCGGTCGCCGAGGAGTCGGTCGCCGAGGAGCCGCAGCCGGTCGAGGTGCCCGCCTCCCGCTCGGTGACCGCGCTCGGTGACGACGTGCCGTGGCGCCGGGCCGCCCAGATCGCGGGTCCGACCGATGACGAGCTGAACGCCGAGCTGGACGCGGAGCTCGACGCGGCACTGAACGGGGAGCTGGACGCCGAGCTCGACCCGGAGACCCCGCCCGAGCGGGAGGCCGAGCCGGAGCGCGACCCGGAGCCGGAGTCGGGCACCGGACAGCCCCGCCTGCCCGCCCTGTCGCTGGTGCACCGTCCGACCCCCCGTCCCACACCGGCAGACGCGCGGCGCCCGTTCACCGCGCCCCGGCTCACCGCCGTCCCGTCGCTGCAGGAGCGGCGGGAGGGGGGCGCCCACCGGCTCGCCGAGCCGGCTCCTGCTGTCGAGCCAGTGGTCGAGGAGGCCGTCGCGGAGGTCGAGCCGCGGACGGAGCCCGTCGACGAGGTGGCGCCGGCCGGTGAGGCCGGGTCGCTCGCACAGCCGGCAGGTGCCGAATCCGCCGTCGGATCCGAGTCCGCTGCCGCCGAGGTCCAGCCCGAGCCGGTCGCCGCAGAGCCGGTCGCCGCCGAGCCGGTCGCCGCCGAGGCGGAGCCCGCGCCTGAGGTGGCGGCCGAGCCGCTCACGGAGTCGGTCGCCGAGGTCGAGCCGGTCGCCGAGGTGGAACCGACTGCTGATGCCGCGGAGCCCGAACCCGCCGCGGAGCCCGAGCCCGCGGCGGAGGCCGAGCCCGTCACCGAGACCGAGCCCGTCGCCGAGGCCGAGCACCCGGCCGAGCCCGCCCCGGCCGGGTCCACGGCGGACGAGCCGCCGACCAGCACCCTCCCGAAGGTCGCCGTCGCGACCGCCGCCGTCGCCGGTACCGCCGTCGCGGCCTCGCTGCTGTCCCGCCGCTGGGACGAGGACCCGGACCGCACCGGCCCGATCCCGACCGCGTCCGCCTCCGCGAACGGGTTCCCGGAGGCCGACCCGGACGTCCTCTTCGACTCCCCGCCGCCCGCGGCCGAGGAGGCAGAGGCCGCCGAGCCGGAGGCCGCCGAGCCGGAGGCCGCCGAGCCGGAGGCCGCCGAGCCGGAGGCCGCCGAGCCGGAGGCCGCCGAGCCGGAGGCCGCCGAGCCGGAGGCCGCCGAGCCGGAGGCCGCCGAGCCGGAGGCCGCCGAGCCCGAGGCCGCCGAGCCCGAGGCCGCCGAGCCCGAGGCCGCCGAGTCCGAGGCCGCCGAGTCCGAGGCGGCCGAACTCGAGCCCCTGGCGTCCGAGGAGAGCGTCGAGCAGGAGCCCGTCGCCGCCGTCATCGACCTCCCCAGCCGCCGCGCCCCCCGCGACCCCCGTCACCTGGCGGCCGAGCAGGCCGCCGCCGACCTCGCCCTGCTCCGCACGTTCGGCGACCCCTCGGCCCGCCCCGAGCGGGCCCCCGTCGTCGCGCTGGAGGGCACCGCCCGTCCCGAGGCGCCGCCGGCCGTGGGCGCGGCGCAGCCCGTCCGCTTCCGGGCCGTGCGCCACGACGGCACGGAGGTCGCGTCCGCCGCCGTCGCCCTGCTCGACGACCGCGGCCGCGAGGTCGCGAGCGCCCGCACCGCCACCGGCGAGCTGACGGCCCCGCACCCCGGCGCCTACGTGCTCGTCGCGACCGCGCCCGACCACCAGCCCGGTGCGGTCGCGGTGGCCGTCGGCGACGCCCCCGTCGACGTCGACGTGCAGATCGTGCGCTCGGCGGCCCTCGTCGGCACCGTGCTCGGGGAGGACGGTCCGATCACCGGTGCGCGGGTGACGCTCGTGCAGGACGGGGAGGTCGTCGAGGTCGCGGAGACCGACTCCGACGGCGCGTACCTCGTCGCCGACCTGGCCGCGGGGGAGTACGCCGTGTCCGTCGCGGCGGCGGGCTGCGAGGCCGACGTCGTCCTGGTCGTCGTCGCCGAGGAGACCGAGCGCGTGCACGACGTCGAGCTCGCGCCGGCGGGGGTCCGCGCCGGTTAG
- a CDS encoding HNH endonuclease, whose product MPSISSESPSEASLIERIAILEQRKAAIAAEQSEAVLAFARAHAESQAAAGTVEPDALERSIAAQVGLACRVSPTEGRRRVRMARDLHAGHDRVRALFAAGRLCEYRTATIVAATAHLSPTERAQVDQALADQHVDTLGVRRIHDLTRTLAAQVAPGKFLTRCRAARSGRRVSVRPAADGMADLTAHLPVGEAVACYAALAAAVNEAAVSPEPLTRSRGQVMADTLVERLTGQTTAGDVNVEIQVLVPVEALVDPTSPLPAQIPGHGPVPVDLLTTGAARTTWRRLITSEGVVIGGDSRSRLFTGRLAALIRARDGGRCRESYCDAPIRHLDHIHRWADGGTTTFDNGRGMCAFHNQVRETTGWKAEVTTTGIVTTTPTGTEYVSAAVATDRPGTVSTDRRIA is encoded by the coding sequence ATGCCGTCGATCAGTTCCGAGTCGCCTTCCGAGGCCTCGCTGATCGAGCGGATCGCGATATTGGAGCAGCGGAAAGCGGCGATCGCGGCCGAGCAGAGCGAGGCCGTTCTCGCCTTCGCCCGCGCCCACGCGGAATCACAGGCAGCGGCCGGAACCGTCGAGCCCGACGCGCTGGAACGCAGCATCGCCGCCCAGGTCGGGCTGGCCTGCCGGGTCTCGCCCACCGAGGGCCGACGCCGCGTCCGGATGGCCCGCGACCTCCACGCTGGGCACGACCGGGTACGGGCCCTGTTCGCCGCCGGGCGGCTGTGCGAGTACCGCACCGCCACCATCGTCGCCGCCACCGCCCACCTCTCCCCGACCGAACGGGCCCAGGTCGACCAGGCCCTCGCCGACCAGCACGTCGACACCCTCGGGGTGCGCCGGATCCACGACCTCACCCGCACTCTGGCCGCGCAGGTCGCGCCCGGGAAGTTCCTCACCCGCTGCCGCGCCGCCCGCTCGGGCCGGCGGGTGTCGGTCCGCCCCGCCGCCGACGGGATGGCCGACCTCACCGCCCACCTCCCCGTCGGCGAGGCCGTGGCCTGCTACGCAGCACTCGCGGCCGCGGTCAACGAGGCCGCGGTCAGCCCCGAGCCGCTCACCCGCAGCCGCGGTCAGGTCATGGCCGACACCCTCGTCGAACGCCTCACCGGACAGACCACCGCCGGGGACGTGAACGTCGAGATCCAGGTCCTGGTCCCGGTCGAGGCCCTCGTCGACCCCACCAGTCCGCTGCCCGCGCAGATCCCCGGCCACGGACCCGTCCCGGTCGACCTGCTCACCACCGGCGCCGCCCGCACGACCTGGCGACGACTGATCACCAGCGAGGGCGTGGTGATCGGCGGCGACTCCCGCAGCCGCCTGTTCACCGGCCGCCTCGCAGCACTGATCCGCGCCCGCGACGGCGGGCGATGCCGGGAGTCGTACTGCGACGCCCCGATCCGCCACCTCGACCACATCCACCGCTGGGCCGACGGCGGCACCACGACGTTCGACAACGGACGCGGGATGTGCGCATTCCACAACCAGGTCCGGGAAACGACCGGGTGGAAAGCAGAAGTGACGACGACGGGAATCGTCACGACCACACCCACCGGTACCGAGTACGTGTCCGCAGCAGTGGCGACGGATCGTCCGGGAACGGTGTCGACGGATCGACGCATCGCCTGA
- a CDS encoding acetoacetate decarboxylase family protein: MATQNEDGTWEIQGRRLGFPVRIGEASAACATYLVRTGGVRDLLSGTGLEPVSVAGRTPLFLVLVDYRVNDLGDYDEAGVAFLVRHRGRTGPYIHQLPVTQSFTMEAGRALWGLPKWLARAELTIDGADAACRLADEHGRHVLTTQIHAGLRLPFALPGAITALAPHDGGVLASPVRARVGGIRVGRRASVEPGSGHPMADELRALGLPRRPLVTVVADRVSFEMDPALLVPR; the protein is encoded by the coding sequence ATGGCGACGCAGAACGAGGACGGGACCTGGGAGATCCAGGGCAGGCGGCTCGGGTTCCCGGTGCGGATCGGCGAGGCCTCCGCGGCCTGCGCCACGTACCTGGTGCGGACCGGCGGCGTCCGCGACCTGCTGTCCGGAACCGGCCTGGAGCCGGTGTCGGTGGCCGGGCGGACCCCGCTGTTCCTCGTGCTCGTCGACTACCGCGTCAACGACCTCGGCGACTACGACGAGGCCGGCGTCGCCTTCCTCGTGCGCCACCGCGGCCGGACCGGGCCCTACATCCACCAGTTGCCGGTCACCCAGTCGTTCACGATGGAGGCCGGGCGGGCGCTGTGGGGCCTGCCGAAGTGGCTCGCCCGCGCCGAGCTGACCATCGACGGCGCCGACGCCGCCTGCCGCCTCGCCGACGAGCACGGCCGCCACGTCCTCACCACGCAGATCCACGCCGGGCTCCGGCTGCCGTTCGCGCTGCCGGGGGCGATCACCGCGCTGGCACCGCACGACGGCGGCGTGCTCGCGTCGCCGGTGCGGGCGCGCGTCGGCGGGATCCGGGTGGGGCGCCGGGCGTCGGTCGAGCCGGGGTCGGGGCACCCGATGGCCGACGAGCTGCGCGCGCTGGGGCTGCCGCGCCGCCCGCTCGTCACCGTCGTCGCCGACCGGGTGTCCTTCGAGATGGACCCGGCGCTACTGGTCCCCCGCTGA